A genomic window from Serratia liquefaciens includes:
- a CDS encoding bifunctional 5-dehydro-2-deoxygluconokinase/5-dehydro-2-deoxyphosphogluconate aldolase, with translation MATQEKQLDVICLGRIAVDFYAQQIGARLEDASTFSKYLGGSSGNVAYGTAIQGLKSGMLARVGDEHMGRFLREELQRVGADTQSLITDPQRLTGLVILGIKDQETFPLIFYRENCADMALTPDDIDEAYIASSRALAITGTHLSHPNTRAAVLKALEYARRHGLRTALDIDYRPVLWGLTSLGDGETRFVESEKVTRELQEVLHHFDLIVGTEEEFHIAGGSTDTLTALKNVRKATQATLVCKRGAQGCSVFETEIPASWQQVKLHSGVRVEVLNVLGAGDAFMSGLLRGYLNDEGWDQACRYANACGALVVSRHGCAPAMPTKQELDDYLQREQEVKRPDRDARLNHLHRVTTRKQQWPELCVFAFDHRKQLADMAREANVSEERIPKLKTLLLTAAQQAAEVAGLQGNSGILADTTYGQAALNSITGQGWWIGRPIELPSSRPLRLEHGNIGSQLIDWPQEHVVKCLVFYHPHDAAELRREQDELIGDVYRGCCKSGHELLLEVILPESNADKAESYYLEMLQHFYKLGIKPDWWKLPPLSAENWQRVGALIEANDPFCRGVLILGLDSPEETLKAGFAAAADARWVKGFAVGRTIFGQPSRRWLQGELDDAGLIEQVKQKYLTLIGFWRQYRPTSHSS, from the coding sequence ATGGCTACACAAGAAAAACAGCTTGATGTCATTTGTCTCGGGCGTATCGCCGTCGATTTCTATGCACAGCAAATCGGCGCGCGCCTGGAAGATGCCAGCACATTCTCAAAATATCTCGGCGGCTCTTCCGGCAATGTGGCTTACGGCACGGCCATTCAGGGTCTGAAGTCCGGCATGCTGGCCCGCGTCGGCGACGAACATATGGGCCGTTTCCTGCGCGAAGAACTGCAACGCGTCGGTGCCGACACCCAAAGCCTGATTACCGACCCCCAGCGCCTGACCGGCCTGGTGATCCTCGGCATAAAAGATCAGGAAACCTTCCCGCTGATTTTCTACCGCGAAAACTGCGCCGATATGGCGTTGACGCCGGACGATATCGACGAGGCCTACATTGCATCGTCACGGGCATTGGCCATTACCGGTACCCACCTGTCGCATCCGAATACCCGTGCGGCGGTTTTGAAGGCGCTGGAATACGCACGCCGCCACGGTCTGCGCACCGCGCTGGACATCGACTACCGACCGGTGTTGTGGGGCCTGACGTCGCTGGGCGACGGGGAAACCCGTTTCGTCGAGTCAGAAAAAGTGACCCGCGAACTGCAAGAGGTGCTGCATCACTTTGATCTGATCGTCGGCACCGAAGAAGAGTTTCATATTGCCGGCGGCAGCACCGATACCCTGACCGCGTTGAAAAACGTGCGCAAGGCGACCCAGGCTACGCTGGTTTGCAAACGCGGCGCCCAGGGCTGCTCGGTATTTGAAACGGAGATCCCGGCAAGCTGGCAGCAGGTCAAACTGCACTCCGGCGTAAGGGTCGAGGTACTGAACGTACTGGGTGCCGGCGATGCCTTTATGTCCGGCCTGCTGCGCGGTTACCTGAACGATGAAGGTTGGGATCAAGCCTGTCGCTATGCCAATGCCTGTGGCGCACTGGTGGTTTCGCGTCACGGTTGTGCGCCGGCGATGCCGACCAAACAGGAACTGGATGACTACCTGCAGCGCGAGCAGGAAGTAAAACGCCCGGATCGCGATGCGCGGCTTAACCATCTGCACCGGGTCACTACCCGCAAACAGCAGTGGCCGGAGCTGTGCGTGTTCGCTTTCGACCACCGCAAACAGTTGGCGGACATGGCACGAGAAGCCAATGTCAGCGAGGAACGCATTCCCAAACTGAAAACCCTGCTGCTGACCGCGGCGCAACAAGCCGCCGAGGTTGCCGGGTTGCAAGGCAACAGCGGCATTCTGGCCGATACCACCTATGGGCAGGCGGCGCTGAACAGCATCACCGGGCAGGGCTGGTGGATTGGCCGGCCGATCGAGCTGCCCAGCTCACGCCCGCTACGACTGGAGCACGGCAATATTGGCTCGCAGCTGATCGACTGGCCGCAGGAGCACGTGGTGAAGTGCCTGGTGTTTTACCACCCGCATGACGCCGCCGAACTGCGCCGTGAGCAGGATGAACTGATTGGCGACGTGTATCGCGGCTGCTGCAAGTCCGGCCACGAACTGTTGCTGGAGGTGATCCTGCCGGAAAGCAATGCCGACAAGGCCGAAAGCTACTATCTGGAGATGTTGCAGCACTTTTACAAGCTGGGCATCAAACCGGACTGGTGGAAGCTGCCGCCGCTGAGCGCAGAAAATTGGCAGCGAGTGGGGGCTTTGATAGAGGCGAACGATCCATTCTGCCGCGGCGTATTGATACTGGGGCTGGACTCACCGGAAGAAACGCTGAAGGCCGGTTTTGCCGCGGCGGCGGACGCCCGCTGGGTGAAAGGTTTCGCCGTCGGCCGCACCATCTTCGGCCAGCCTTCACGCCGCTGGTTGCAGGGCGAGCTGGATGACGCCGGGTTAATCGAACAGGTGAAACAAAAATACCTGACGCTGATTGGCTTCTGGCGCCAATACCGCCCAACCTCTCACTCGTCTTAA
- a CDS encoding MurR/RpiR family transcriptional regulator produces the protein MNNPTQLSLLQDEIRHRYETLSKRLKQVARYILDNSNSIAFDTVASIAAQASVPPSTLIRFANAFGFSGFNEMKQVFRQHLMEETVNYTERARLFRQTSTDDNVAPEKPAEILNVFTMVNAQALQQLAMQTSPEQLDRAVELLNNAENIYVIGLRRSFSVASYLTYALRHLERRAFLIDGLGGMFTEQLSMVKPNDVVIAISYSPYAQEALELVELGAKRGAQQIAITDSQVSPLAAFSDVCFVVREAQVDGFRSQVASMCLAQTLAVSLALNNAKEE, from the coding sequence ATGAACAACCCAACTCAACTTTCGCTGTTACAGGACGAGATCCGCCACCGCTATGAAACGCTGAGCAAGCGTTTGAAGCAGGTGGCGCGTTACATTTTGGATAACAGTAACAGCATCGCTTTCGATACCGTCGCCTCCATCGCCGCACAGGCCAGCGTCCCACCGTCTACCCTGATCCGCTTCGCCAACGCGTTTGGCTTCAGCGGTTTCAACGAAATGAAACAGGTTTTTCGTCAGCACCTGATGGAAGAAACGGTCAACTATACCGAACGCGCTCGCCTGTTTCGCCAGACCTCTACCGACGATAACGTTGCGCCGGAAAAGCCGGCGGAAATTCTTAACGTTTTCACCATGGTCAATGCTCAGGCCCTGCAACAGCTGGCGATGCAAACCAGTCCCGAGCAGTTGGATCGCGCGGTTGAGCTGCTGAACAACGCCGAGAATATCTACGTGATCGGCCTGCGTCGTTCATTCAGCGTCGCCTCTTACCTCACCTATGCCCTGCGTCACCTGGAGCGCCGAGCCTTTCTGATCGACGGTTTGGGCGGCATGTTTACCGAGCAGCTAAGCATGGTGAAGCCCAATGACGTCGTGATCGCCATCAGCTATTCGCCGTATGCGCAGGAAGCGTTGGAACTGGTGGAGTTAGGCGCTAAACGTGGCGCACAACAGATCGCCATTACCGACAGCCAGGTCAGCCCGCTGGCCGCCTTCAGCGACGTGTGTTTTGTGGTACGCGAAGCGCAGGTGGACGGTTTCCGCTCCCAGGTCGCCTCTATGTGTCTGGCGCAAACCCTGGCGGTCTCGCTGGCGCTGAATAACGCCAAAGAAGAGTAA
- the iolB gene encoding 5-deoxy-glucuronate isomerase: MSSLLAKCQQPNAEGRIQHVTPENADWRFVGFDVYRLEAGQSLQLESGDKELCLVLVAGIASVATLRAEYPSIGKRMSPFERTPPYAVYVPHHDRIEVRAESALELAVCSAPSHGHLPSRLITPADVGVERRGKGRNQRLVHNILPDSAPADSLLVVEVYTDEGNTSSYPSHKHDQEDSPDETYLEETYYHRIQPEQGFCMQRVYTDDRSLDECMAVYNRDVVKVPRGYHPVATLAGYDNYYLNVMAGPVRLWKFTWEKDHAWINSDGYPAAK; this comes from the coding sequence ATGTCCTCATTGCTCGCCAAATGTCAGCAGCCAAATGCCGAGGGGCGCATCCAGCACGTCACCCCGGAGAATGCCGACTGGCGCTTTGTCGGGTTTGACGTCTATCGTCTCGAAGCCGGTCAGTCGCTGCAGTTGGAAAGTGGCGACAAAGAGCTGTGCCTGGTGCTGGTCGCCGGTATCGCTTCTGTCGCTACCCTGCGAGCGGAATACCCGAGCATCGGTAAACGGATGAGCCCGTTTGAGCGCACCCCGCCTTACGCGGTATATGTGCCGCATCACGATCGAATTGAAGTGCGCGCGGAAAGTGCGTTGGAGTTGGCGGTTTGCAGCGCGCCCAGCCACGGGCACCTGCCATCGCGGCTGATCACCCCGGCGGACGTGGGCGTAGAGCGGCGCGGCAAAGGGCGCAACCAGCGTCTGGTGCACAATATCTTGCCGGACAGCGCGCCGGCCGACAGCCTGTTGGTGGTGGAAGTGTACACGGATGAGGGCAATACCAGCTCGTACCCTAGCCACAAGCACGATCAAGAAGACTCGCCGGATGAAACCTATCTGGAAGAGACTTACTATCACCGGATCCAGCCGGAACAGGGATTTTGCATGCAACGGGTCTATACCGATGACAGGTCGCTGGACGAGTGCATGGCGGTGTATAACCGTGACGTGGTCAAGGTGCCACGTGGTTACCACCCGGTGGCAACGCTGGCCGGTTACGACAACTACTATCTCAACGTGATGGCCGGGCCGGTGCGCCTGTGGAAATTCACCTGGGAAAAAGACCACGCCTGGATTAATAGCGACGGTTACCCGGCGGCGAAATAA
- a CDS encoding CoA-acylating methylmalonate-semialdehyde dehydrogenase, translating into MKTVGNFIGGQVCLSSSNQTVDVHNPASGQVERRVTQSTAAEVKQAIDVAHQAFADWSRTTPLRRARIMFNFKALLEQHRDELAALIVSEHGKVYSDALGELTRGIEVVEFACGIPHLIKGEYSADVGSGVDSFSLMQPLGVVAGITPFNFPAMVPMWMFPIALACGNTFVLKPPALVPSASVRMAELLKEAGLPDGVFNVVHCANEEAAQLCTDPHIQAVSFVGSSAVAEHIYTTASAHGKRVQAFGAAKNQAIIMPDADLDATVNALMGGAFGSAGERCMALPVAVVVGDDTADKLIARLKPLIAQLRVGPGLKQGGEENEMGPLVSSAHQKKVLGYIDLGVEEGATLVADGRNYQVAGYPDGYYVGGTLFDHVTPDMRIYREEIFGPVLGIVRVPDYQTAIDTVNGHEFGNGSAIFTSNGHYARQFVQEVQAGMVGVNVPVPVPMAFHSFGGWKRSVFGALNVHGTDGVRFYTRMKTATARWPTGQQTVSEYSMPTLG; encoded by the coding sequence ATGAAAACCGTGGGTAACTTTATTGGCGGGCAGGTGTGCCTGAGCAGCAGCAATCAAACCGTCGACGTGCATAATCCGGCTTCCGGGCAGGTTGAACGCCGCGTGACGCAGAGCACTGCCGCCGAGGTGAAGCAGGCCATTGACGTGGCCCACCAGGCATTTGCCGACTGGTCGCGCACCACACCGCTGCGCCGTGCGCGCATCATGTTCAATTTTAAGGCGCTGCTGGAACAGCATCGCGACGAGCTGGCTGCGCTGATTGTCAGCGAGCACGGCAAGGTTTATTCCGATGCGCTGGGCGAACTGACCCGCGGTATCGAAGTGGTGGAATTTGCCTGCGGCATTCCGCATTTGATCAAGGGCGAGTATTCGGCGGACGTCGGCAGCGGCGTTGACAGCTTCTCGCTGATGCAGCCGTTAGGCGTGGTGGCCGGTATTACTCCCTTCAACTTCCCGGCGATGGTGCCGATGTGGATGTTCCCTATCGCGCTGGCCTGCGGCAATACCTTTGTGCTCAAACCCCCGGCGCTGGTGCCTTCGGCCTCGGTTCGCATGGCCGAACTGCTGAAAGAAGCCGGGCTGCCGGACGGCGTATTCAACGTGGTGCATTGCGCAAACGAAGAAGCCGCGCAGCTGTGCACCGATCCCCACATTCAGGCGGTGAGCTTTGTAGGCTCCTCTGCGGTGGCGGAACATATCTATACTACCGCCAGCGCCCACGGTAAGCGGGTGCAGGCCTTCGGCGCGGCGAAAAACCAGGCCATCATCATGCCGGACGCCGATCTGGACGCGACGGTCAATGCCCTGATGGGCGGCGCATTCGGCTCGGCCGGCGAGCGCTGCATGGCGTTGCCGGTGGCGGTGGTGGTCGGCGACGACACGGCCGATAAACTGATTGCCAGACTGAAGCCGCTGATCGCTCAGCTGCGCGTTGGCCCAGGGCTTAAACAGGGTGGCGAAGAAAACGAAATGGGGCCGCTGGTATCCTCGGCGCACCAGAAGAAAGTATTGGGTTATATCGATCTGGGCGTGGAGGAAGGCGCCACCCTGGTGGCCGATGGCCGTAACTATCAGGTGGCGGGTTACCCGGACGGCTATTACGTTGGCGGTACCCTGTTTGACCACGTTACGCCGGACATGCGTATCTATCGCGAAGAGATCTTTGGGCCGGTGCTGGGCATTGTCCGCGTGCCGGACTACCAGACCGCCATCGATACGGTGAATGGCCATGAATTTGGTAACGGCAGCGCTATCTTTACCAGCAACGGCCACTATGCGCGCCAGTTCGTGCAGGAAGTGCAGGCCGGCATGGTGGGGGTCAACGTCCCGGTGCCTGTCCCGATGGCGTTCCACAGCTTCGGTGGCTGGAAGCGCTCGGTGTTCGGTGCATTAAACGTTCACGGCACCGACGGCGTGCGTTTCTACACGCGGATGAAAACCGCCACCGCCCGCTGGCCAACCGGGCAGCAAACGGTGTCTGAATACAGTATGCCGACGCTGGGTTAG
- a CDS encoding sugar porter family MFS transporter encodes MSSQRKHNTGYILRICGIAALGGILFGYDTAVISGAIESLKTYFNLSPAETGWAVSNVVIGCVVGAFAAGPLAGRYGRKKALMLAAVLFTISAVGSSLAPTFTWFVIYRIIGGLAVGIAATVSPMYMSEVSPKDMRGRALSMQQFAIVFGQIVIFYVNFKIASIASEAWLVEMGWRWMFASGVLPCILFCILVFIIPESPRWSVMVGRDEQALAMLTKVSNAEHAKKVLQEIKDSIRQDQQASQKKLSYADKRVRFILFVGCMIAMLQQVTGVNVMMYYAPVVLKTVTVNAQEALFQTIWIGVMQLVGSVIGAILMDRMGRIPLMRWGTLGVVAGLLITSYALYTEATGYFALFGMLFFMVFYALSWGVGAWVLVSEIFPNRMRAQGMSIAVGCMWLANFVVSQTFPMINDNPYLFSSFHGAFPMWVFAVCCLFSYWFIGRYIPETRGVSLEKMEDVVMAKRYRQPQPEIQRTPL; translated from the coding sequence ATGTCATCTCAGCGTAAGCATAATACCGGGTACATACTGCGAATATGCGGCATTGCGGCACTTGGCGGCATTCTGTTCGGCTACGACACCGCCGTGATTTCCGGCGCGATCGAATCCCTGAAAACCTATTTTAATCTCAGCCCCGCCGAAACCGGCTGGGCCGTTTCCAACGTGGTGATCGGCTGCGTGGTCGGTGCCTTTGCCGCCGGGCCGCTAGCCGGGCGATATGGCCGTAAGAAGGCCCTGATGCTGGCGGCAGTGCTGTTCACCATTTCGGCGGTGGGTTCTTCACTGGCGCCGACCTTCACCTGGTTTGTGATTTACCGCATTATCGGCGGTTTGGCGGTGGGTATCGCCGCGACCGTTTCGCCGATGTACATGTCGGAAGTCTCCCCCAAAGACATGCGCGGCCGTGCGCTCAGCATGCAGCAATTCGCCATCGTGTTCGGCCAAATCGTGATCTTCTACGTTAACTTCAAAATCGCCAGCATCGCCAGTGAAGCCTGGCTGGTGGAGATGGGCTGGCGCTGGATGTTCGCCTCCGGTGTGCTGCCCTGCATCCTGTTTTGCATTTTGGTCTTTATCATTCCAGAGTCACCGCGCTGGAGCGTGATGGTCGGCCGGGACGAGCAGGCGCTGGCGATGCTGACCAAAGTGTCCAATGCCGAACACGCGAAAAAAGTGCTGCAGGAAATCAAAGACTCGATACGGCAGGATCAGCAAGCCAGCCAGAAAAAACTCAGCTATGCCGATAAACGGGTCCGCTTCATTCTGTTCGTTGGCTGCATGATCGCCATGCTGCAGCAGGTCACCGGGGTTAACGTGATGATGTATTACGCGCCGGTGGTGCTGAAAACCGTCACCGTAAACGCGCAGGAGGCTCTGTTCCAAACCATCTGGATCGGCGTGATGCAGCTGGTCGGCTCCGTCATCGGCGCCATATTGATGGATCGCATGGGCCGCATCCCGCTGATGCGTTGGGGTACGCTGGGCGTCGTCGCCGGCCTGCTGATCACCTCCTATGCGCTCTATACCGAGGCCACCGGCTACTTCGCGCTGTTTGGCATGCTGTTCTTTATGGTGTTCTATGCGCTCTCCTGGGGCGTGGGCGCCTGGGTTCTGGTGTCAGAAATCTTCCCCAATCGCATGCGCGCCCAGGGCATGAGCATCGCCGTCGGCTGCATGTGGCTGGCCAACTTTGTCGTGTCCCAGACCTTCCCGATGATCAACGATAACCCTTACCTGTTCTCCAGCTTCCACGGAGCCTTCCCGATGTGGGTGTTCGCCGTCTGCTGCCTGTTCAGTTACTGGTTTATCGGCCGCTATATTCCTGAAACACGAGGAGTATCGCTGGAAAAAATGGAGGACGTGGTCATGGCAAAACGCTATCGCCAACCCCAACCCGAAATACAACGCACGCCGCTGTAA
- a CDS encoding TIM barrel protein, with amino-acid sequence MTIAPDRFCINRKIAPNLDLEQFFSLVKKCGLNKVELRNDMPSGKVTDNLSNDQLNALAGKYGIEIITINALGMFNLLDDQAALLKNAKALLSQAQAIHSKALVLCPHCSASDNRSEEQKKTDTLAALKLLAPLFKQYGVQGYVEPLGFGISSLRSSLLTQSLIRDSGAPYKIVLDTFHHCLSDVAQPEFDTQIQIDGIGLVHLSGVEDPRAKSALSDEERIMLSDKDRLESKQQVQNLERLGYRGLYAFEPFSSQLDSWTPADIEREIRQSIALLQG; translated from the coding sequence ATGACCATTGCGCCAGACCGTTTTTGCATCAACCGCAAGATCGCGCCAAATCTCGATTTGGAACAGTTTTTCAGCCTGGTGAAAAAGTGCGGGCTCAACAAAGTAGAGCTGCGCAACGATATGCCGAGCGGCAAGGTGACAGATAACCTGAGCAACGATCAATTAAATGCGTTGGCGGGAAAATACGGTATCGAAATCATCACCATTAATGCGCTCGGCATGTTTAACCTGCTGGACGATCAAGCCGCGTTGCTGAAAAACGCCAAGGCGCTGTTGTCACAAGCTCAGGCAATCCACAGCAAGGCACTGGTGCTGTGCCCGCATTGCAGCGCGAGCGATAACCGCAGCGAAGAGCAGAAAAAAACTGACACGCTGGCGGCCCTTAAGCTGCTGGCTCCGCTGTTCAAGCAATACGGTGTGCAGGGCTATGTGGAGCCGCTGGGGTTCGGTATCAGTTCACTGCGCTCGTCGCTGCTGACGCAGTCCCTGATCCGGGATTCTGGCGCGCCTTACAAAATCGTGCTGGATACCTTCCACCACTGTTTAAGCGACGTGGCACAGCCTGAATTTGATACGCAAATTCAGATTGACGGCATTGGGCTGGTGCACCTTTCCGGGGTAGAAGATCCGCGGGCTAAAAGTGCATTAAGCGATGAAGAGCGCATTATGCTAAGTGACAAGGATAGGCTGGAGAGCAAACAGCAGGTGCAGAATCTGGAGCGCCTCGGTTACCGCGGTCTCTACGCCTTCGAGCCGTTCTCGTCGCAGCTGGACAGCTGGACGCCAGCGGATATAGAACGTGAAATCCGTCAGAGCATCGCTCTGCTGCAAGGGTAA